The following proteins come from a genomic window of Catalinimonas alkaloidigena:
- a CDS encoding SUMF1/EgtB/PvdO family nonheme iron enzyme, producing the protein MKKLFSFLLSGAFVFGVVTATYANNIQVTNISLENLNNTNQTVMIQFDVSWENSWRVSAGPSNWDAAWLFVKYRANSGDWQHALLTGTAPNVGGATVSVVPDSVGAFLYRSGNGSGNVDYTGVQLEWDYGSGGVTESDVLDVQVFAIEMVYVPQGAFYVGGTTGSEVNKFYAGGGLSSVSYQVTSESAITVANTAGNLYYDVESGSTGGDQTGTLGADYPKGYGAFYCMKYETSQAQWVAFFNTLTAAQKANLDITGVTGKNTDAESVRNGVAWSGGSASATTTFPDVAANYIANLYVAAYLDWAGLRPMTELEYEKACRGPVAPKAGEFAWGSANIGTEAYTLSNPGQPTEWITNPAEGAGNAWYQSTYGSTSGPIRNGIFAASAVHKNREETGGSYYGIMELTGNLYERCISVGIVQGRVFTGQHGNGSLTITGSHDVAAWPVGNEGIAYRGGSYANASEYLRLSDRYDAASVLTGGNSRIGFRGVRTVF; encoded by the coding sequence ATGAAAAAGCTCTTCTCTTTTCTCTTGTCAGGTGCTTTCGTTTTCGGCGTAGTCACTGCGACGTACGCCAACAACATTCAGGTTACCAACATTTCGCTCGAAAACCTGAACAATACCAACCAGACGGTCATGATCCAGTTCGATGTCAGTTGGGAAAATTCCTGGCGGGTCAGTGCCGGTCCGTCCAATTGGGATGCCGCCTGGCTGTTTGTGAAGTACCGCGCCAACAGCGGCGACTGGCAGCATGCCCTCCTGACCGGCACCGCACCGAATGTCGGCGGCGCTACGGTCTCCGTAGTGCCCGATAGCGTCGGGGCATTTCTGTACCGCAGCGGCAATGGCTCCGGCAACGTTGACTACACCGGCGTGCAACTGGAATGGGACTACGGCAGCGGCGGCGTGACGGAATCGGACGTGCTGGACGTGCAGGTCTTTGCTATCGAAATGGTCTACGTACCCCAGGGCGCTTTTTACGTCGGGGGCACCACGGGCAGTGAAGTGAATAAGTTCTACGCCGGAGGGGGGCTGTCGTCCGTCTCGTATCAGGTCACCTCCGAATCCGCCATTACCGTCGCAAATACGGCCGGAAACCTGTATTACGACGTAGAAAGCGGTAGCACCGGTGGCGACCAGACCGGTACGTTGGGTGCCGATTATCCCAAAGGATACGGGGCGTTCTATTGCATGAAGTACGAAACCTCGCAGGCGCAGTGGGTCGCGTTTTTCAATACACTGACCGCAGCGCAAAAGGCCAATCTGGACATTACCGGGGTAACTGGCAAGAACACAGATGCCGAATCGGTTCGCAACGGAGTCGCCTGGTCGGGAGGTTCGGCGAGTGCGACCACCACGTTCCCGGATGTGGCCGCCAATTACATCGCAAATCTCTACGTGGCGGCTTACCTGGACTGGGCAGGACTCCGACCCATGACCGAACTGGAATACGAAAAGGCGTGTCGGGGACCGGTGGCACCCAAAGCGGGCGAATTTGCGTGGGGTAGCGCCAACATCGGGACCGAAGCGTATACCCTGAGCAACCCGGGGCAACCGACGGAATGGATTACCAATCCCGCCGAAGGGGCCGGTAATGCTTGGTACCAATCGACATATGGTAGCACCTCAGGCCCGATACGGAACGGCATCTTTGCGGCTAGCGCGGTGCACAAGAACCGGGAAGAAACCGGGGGCAGCTACTACGGCATCATGGAGCTTACAGGAAACTTATACGAGCGGTGTATTTCTGTAGGGATTGTACAGGGGCGCGTCTTTACGGGACAGCATGGCAACGGAAGCCTGACCATCACGGGGAGTCACGACGTAGCTGCCTGGCCGGTTGGCAACGAAGGGATTGCCTACCGGGGCGGCTCTTACGCCAATGCATCGGAGTATTTGCGGCTTTCGGATCGTTACGATGCCGCTTCTGTCCTGACGGGTGGCAATTCGCGCATTGGGTTCCGAGGCGTGAGAACGGTTTTCTAA
- a CDS encoding xanthine dehydrogenase family protein molybdopterin-binding subunit, producing MKHVTPFSAVDRRTFLRQSGCLAIGFSLFPASACSSHTNEGDQTQQAETLQEELADADHINAWLRLREDNSVTVLTGKIEIGQGVLVALRQIAAEELDVPLARVEVVMADTGQTPDERYTAGSASIESSGMAIRQAAAEARQQLLERAAQRFNVPVAQLSVTDGTVRVAQGTGEVTYGALLAGEQLTGKISGKAPLKNPQTYRLVGTPQHRPEIVAMATGAPGYVHDLRLPNMVHARVLRPSVYRATLQSLLEDKIKAMPGVLQLVRDGNFAAVLAEGEYQAIRAWQVLKAEATWQEPEPLPEQQHLFRDIPNRVTRSETVENAPDLDKALDRATTRWEATYERPYHLHGSIGPSCALAEWKDERLTVWTHSQGVYPLRDSIAQMLQLREGQVRVIGVRGSGCYGHNGADDVAADAARLALALPGRPVRVQWMREDEHGWEPYGSAMVLQLRGGLDATGKIVAWETQLWTDAHSHRPGGNAAELLAAQYLENAHLPPDEGGYLGGGYRNATPFYQIPSVHIEAHQFVGPLRVSALRSLGAYANIFALESFMDELAVRAGDDPVAFRLRHLQDERARAVIEEVARQVQWQAQRPEQGRGWGVAFAQYKNRAAYFAVAAEVAYDAEKRDLRVLRLVGAIDAGQVINPDGLKNQTEGGMVQSTSWTTLEQVTWNETRITSRDWESYPILRFPHLPKVDVTVLDRPELPPLGAGEAAQGPTAAAIANAVYRATGTRVRELPITAARL from the coding sequence ATGAAGCACGTTACTCCCTTTTCTGCCGTAGACCGGCGCACGTTTCTGCGGCAGTCGGGCTGTCTGGCCATCGGTTTCAGCCTGTTTCCTGCGAGTGCCTGTTCCTCCCACACGAACGAAGGCGATCAGACGCAGCAGGCGGAAACGTTGCAAGAAGAGCTCGCCGACGCCGATCACATCAACGCGTGGCTCCGGCTGCGCGAAGACAATTCCGTTACGGTCCTGACCGGAAAAATCGAGATCGGACAAGGAGTGCTCGTTGCCTTGCGTCAGATTGCGGCCGAAGAGCTAGACGTACCCCTGGCGCGGGTCGAGGTCGTGATGGCCGATACGGGACAAACCCCCGACGAGCGCTACACGGCCGGCAGTGCCTCCATCGAAAGCAGCGGCATGGCCATTCGGCAGGCGGCGGCCGAAGCACGGCAGCAACTTCTGGAACGGGCCGCCCAGCGATTCAACGTTCCGGTAGCGCAATTGTCGGTCACCGACGGCACGGTACGCGTCGCCCAGGGAACAGGCGAAGTGACGTACGGAGCCCTACTAGCTGGCGAACAGCTTACCGGCAAAATTTCGGGGAAGGCGCCGCTGAAAAATCCACAGACGTATCGGCTGGTCGGGACGCCGCAGCACCGCCCGGAAATCGTGGCGATGGCAACCGGCGCCCCGGGCTATGTCCACGACCTGCGCTTGCCCAACATGGTACACGCGCGCGTCCTGCGTCCGTCGGTCTACCGCGCCACATTGCAGTCGCTACTGGAAGACAAAATCAAGGCAATGCCGGGTGTGCTCCAACTGGTACGGGACGGAAACTTTGCGGCCGTTCTCGCCGAAGGCGAATACCAGGCCATTCGGGCGTGGCAGGTATTAAAGGCGGAAGCCACCTGGCAGGAACCGGAACCGTTGCCGGAGCAACAACACCTCTTTCGGGATATTCCAAACCGCGTCACGCGTTCCGAAACCGTAGAAAACGCCCCTGATCTGGACAAAGCGCTTGACCGGGCCACGACGCGCTGGGAAGCGACGTACGAACGACCTTACCACCTGCACGGCTCCATCGGTCCGTCGTGCGCGTTGGCTGAATGGAAAGACGAGCGTCTGACGGTCTGGACGCATTCGCAGGGCGTCTATCCTCTGCGCGATTCCATTGCTCAAATGCTGCAACTGCGCGAAGGTCAGGTCCGCGTGATCGGCGTGCGCGGTTCGGGCTGTTACGGCCACAACGGTGCCGACGACGTGGCGGCCGACGCGGCCCGCCTGGCGCTGGCGCTGCCCGGGCGTCCGGTGCGCGTGCAGTGGATGCGTGAAGACGAACACGGCTGGGAACCCTACGGTTCGGCGATGGTACTGCAACTGCGTGGCGGGCTGGACGCCACCGGGAAGATTGTCGCCTGGGAGACGCAACTCTGGACCGACGCACACAGCCACCGCCCCGGCGGCAACGCGGCCGAACTGCTGGCCGCGCAGTACCTGGAAAATGCCCATCTTCCCCCCGACGAAGGTGGTTACCTGGGCGGTGGCTACCGTAACGCCACGCCCTTTTACCAGATTCCGTCGGTACACATCGAAGCCCATCAGTTTGTCGGTCCGCTACGCGTCTCGGCATTGCGCAGCCTGGGGGCTTACGCCAACATCTTCGCCCTCGAATCGTTCATGGACGAACTGGCCGTGCGGGCCGGAGACGATCCGGTGGCCTTTCGGCTGCGGCATTTGCAGGACGAACGGGCGCGGGCCGTCATCGAGGAAGTGGCCCGGCAGGTACAGTGGCAGGCGCAACGCCCTGAACAGGGCAGGGGCTGGGGCGTTGCGTTTGCCCAGTATAAAAACCGGGCGGCTTACTTTGCCGTGGCGGCCGAAGTGGCCTACGATGCAGAAAAGCGCGACTTGCGGGTACTGCGGCTGGTCGGGGCCATCGATGCCGGGCAGGTGATCAACCCCGACGGCCTGAAAAACCAGACGGAAGGGGGCATGGTGCAGTCGACCAGCTGGACGACCTTGGAACAGGTCACCTGGAACGAGACCCGCATCACAAGCCGCGACTGGGAATCGTATCCCATCCTGCGCTTTCCGCACCTCCCCAAGGTGGACGTCACCGTACTGGACCGACCCGAACTGCCCCCGCTCGGCGCGGGCGAAGCCGCCCAGGGACCCACCGCCGCCGCCATTGCCAACGCCGTGTACCGCGCCACCGGCACACGCGTCCGCGAACTGCCCATCACGGCTGCCAGGTTGTGA
- a CDS encoding (2Fe-2S)-binding protein — protein sequence MPQRIQLQVNGQRHEAELEPEMPLLYFLRNELQLNGPKYGCGLQQCGSCMVLLDGKAQPSCVLPVVAAQQHSITTLEGLGTAERMNRVQRAFVEEQAAQCGYCLNGMIISAQALLDATPSPSEEEIKTALARVLCRCGTHTRMMRAVQRAARHLQ from the coding sequence ATGCCCCAACGCATACAACTTCAGGTCAACGGCCAACGGCACGAGGCCGAACTGGAACCGGAAATGCCACTCCTCTACTTCCTACGCAACGAGTTGCAACTGAACGGACCGAAATACGGCTGTGGCCTGCAACAGTGCGGCTCTTGCATGGTACTGCTCGACGGCAAAGCGCAGCCCTCGTGTGTGCTGCCGGTGGTGGCGGCACAGCAACACAGCATCACGACCCTGGAAGGACTGGGCACCGCCGAGCGCATGAACAGAGTGCAACGGGCCTTTGTGGAAGAACAGGCGGCGCAGTGCGGCTACTGCCTCAACGGGATGATCATCTCGGCGCAGGCGCTCCTCGACGCAACGCCATCACCCTCGGAAGAGGAAATTAAAACGGCCCTGGCGCGGGTGTTGTGCCGCTGCGGTACGCATACGCGCATGATGCGGGCGGTGCAGCGGGCGGCCCGTCACCTTCAGTAA
- a CDS encoding class I SAM-dependent methyltransferase has translation MSLEEAIRLLASATLPTDFPQQWADLGCGSGLFSQALASFLPSGSRIFCVDKERQTLRSSAEGEVTLEFLQRDFVRQPLLWTDLEGVLMANSLHYVHNQAAFLRRTQAHLTPQGHFLLVEYDTEHANRWVPYPLSFARLEKLADQLGFAQVNKLAEHPSIYGHSAMYACELIP, from the coding sequence ATGTCGCTCGAAGAAGCCATTCGCCTGCTTGCCTCCGCTACCCTGCCAACCGATTTTCCTCAACAATGGGCCGACCTGGGCTGCGGCAGCGGGCTTTTCAGTCAGGCACTGGCCTCTTTTCTTCCGTCGGGGAGCCGTATTTTCTGCGTGGACAAGGAGCGGCAAACACTGCGTTCCTCTGCCGAGGGCGAGGTGACGCTGGAGTTTCTTCAGCGGGATTTTGTGCGCCAGCCGTTGCTCTGGACCGACCTGGAAGGTGTACTGATGGCCAATTCGCTGCATTACGTTCACAACCAGGCGGCATTTCTCCGGCGTACGCAGGCGCACCTTACGCCACAGGGGCACTTTCTGTTGGTAGAATACGACACGGAGCATGCCAACCGGTGGGTGCCCTATCCCCTCTCGTTCGCCCGCCTGGAAAAGCTGGCCGATCAACTCGGCTTTGCGCAGGTGAACAAATTGGCAGAACACCCCTCGATCTACGGCCACAGTGCGATGTACGCTTGCGAGCTTATTCCCTGA
- a CDS encoding CPBP family intramembrane glutamic endopeptidase, translating into MIIGLVAGNVQDVYGDRLPRWRIILGTAVLFGGVHYPSGWLMLGTFVLALFYGWIYLRERNVYVLGIFHGWLGGLFYYTVLDRDPFLETFGKLVVSQGISSQAYIALWP; encoded by the coding sequence TTGATCATTGGGTTGGTTGCCGGAAATGTACAGGACGTATACGGCGACCGACTTCCTCGCTGGAGGATTATCCTGGGAACGGCCGTGCTGTTTGGCGGGGTGCATTATCCGTCGGGGTGGCTGATGCTCGGCACGTTTGTGCTGGCCCTTTTTTACGGGTGGATTTACCTGCGCGAGCGCAACGTCTACGTGCTGGGCATCTTCCACGGCTGGCTCGGCGGTTTGTTTTACTACACCGTGCTGGACCGCGATCCGTTTCTGGAAACCTTCGGCAAACTAGTTGTGAGTCAGGGAATAAGCTCGCAAGCGTACATCGCACTGTGGCCGTAG
- a CDS encoding alpha/beta hydrolase, with amino-acid sequence MKRYFSLLFGLLLTTSHLMSQDLTLPLWTGAIPNAKKSNETEKVEKSGIAWVTQVQEPNIAVYLPTKQSATGRAVVICPGGGYAGLAYDWEGTDIAKWLNAKGIAGIVLKYRLPSDKTSEVRYKTPLMDAERALRLTRQHAKEWNLDPTKVGIMGFSAGGHLASTVGTHFDQNASPVKDAAGQLKSRPDFMILIYPVITMKKTLTHGGSRDNLLGPNPDEALVETYSNEMQVKDNTPPTFLLHSADDGAVPVENSLMMYQALKDKKVPVEMHLFPTGGHGFSLAIGKGHLQTWPEVLYAWLQSLDGE; translated from the coding sequence ATGAAACGCTACTTTTCCCTACTTTTTGGTTTGCTATTGACTACTTCGCACCTGATGAGCCAAGACCTGACACTCCCGCTGTGGACGGGCGCCATTCCCAACGCTAAAAAATCGAACGAAACCGAAAAGGTCGAGAAATCGGGCATCGCCTGGGTGACTCAGGTGCAGGAGCCAAACATCGCCGTCTACCTGCCTACCAAACAAAGTGCGACCGGGCGCGCTGTGGTGATCTGTCCCGGCGGCGGCTACGCCGGACTGGCCTACGACTGGGAAGGTACCGACATTGCCAAGTGGCTGAACGCCAAAGGCATCGCGGGCATCGTGCTGAAGTACCGACTGCCCAGTGACAAGACCAGCGAGGTGCGTTACAAAACACCGCTGATGGATGCAGAACGGGCCCTCCGCCTGACGCGGCAACACGCCAAGGAGTGGAACCTTGATCCCACCAAAGTCGGCATCATGGGCTTTTCGGCGGGAGGCCACCTGGCTTCTACCGTGGGGACGCACTTCGATCAGAATGCCTCGCCGGTGAAGGATGCTGCCGGGCAACTGAAATCACGCCCCGACTTCATGATCCTGATCTACCCGGTCATCACCATGAAAAAAACGTTGACGCACGGCGGCTCGCGCGATAACCTCCTGGGACCCAACCCCGACGAGGCGCTGGTTGAAACCTACTCGAACGAAATGCAGGTGAAAGACAACACCCCGCCGACGTTCCTCCTGCACTCTGCCGACGACGGCGCCGTGCCGGTCGAAAACAGTCTGATGATGTACCAGGCGCTCAAAGACAAAAAAGTCCCTGTCGAAATGCATCTGTTCCCCACGGGCGGGCACGGCTTCTCGCTGGCCATCGGGAAAGGGCACCTGCAAACCTGGCCGGAAGTGCTCTATGCCTGGCTCCAAAGCCTGGACGGTGAATGA
- a CDS encoding GNAT family N-acetyltransferase — protein MQQLFREAHRADLPQLHEVRCSVNENVLSNPARITDQDYEAYLWMRGRGWVCEADGRIVGFAVVDLQAHNVWALFVRPAYAGQGIGKHLHHQMLDWYFRHTTVPLWLSTAPGTRAEAFYRRQGWHDVGRHGAHELKFEMTFEAWQTHRRSPGKPILSQIPTLMANAIIPLMILVAGPYRSGTNDDPTLIEKNVHHMEETALALYRMGHLPVLGEWFALPLIKTAGSTAMGDAIWNELFHPVAIRLIDKCDAILRIGGPSGGADEMVRIGQERGKRILHSLDELTPA, from the coding sequence ATGCAACAACTCTTCCGTGAAGCCCATCGGGCCGACCTGCCACAACTCCACGAGGTACGTTGTTCGGTCAACGAAAATGTGCTGTCGAATCCGGCCCGGATCACGGATCAGGACTACGAAGCCTACCTGTGGATGCGTGGTAGGGGGTGGGTTTGCGAAGCAGATGGGCGGATCGTGGGTTTTGCTGTAGTCGACCTACAAGCGCACAACGTCTGGGCTTTGTTTGTCCGGCCCGCGTACGCAGGGCAGGGCATTGGCAAGCATCTACACCACCAGATGCTCGACTGGTACTTTCGGCACACTACGGTGCCGCTTTGGCTAAGTACCGCTCCGGGGACGCGTGCAGAGGCATTTTACCGTCGGCAGGGGTGGCACGACGTAGGCAGACATGGCGCGCACGAACTTAAGTTTGAGATGACGTTTGAGGCGTGGCAAACGCACAGGCGCTCCCCCGGAAAACCAATCCTTTCGCAAATCCCTACCCTTATGGCGAACGCTATTATCCCTTTGATGATCCTGGTGGCCGGGCCATACCGCTCCGGTACGAACGATGACCCGACCCTCATCGAAAAAAATGTACACCACATGGAAGAGACCGCCCTGGCCCTCTACCGGATGGGCCACCTGCCCGTGCTGGGCGAGTGGTTCGCGCTGCCGCTGATCAAGACGGCGGGTTCCACCGCCATGGGCGATGCCATCTGGAACGAGTTGTTTCATCCGGTGGCCATCCGGCTCATCGATAAGTGCGACGCCATTTTGCGCATCGGCGGGCCTTCGGGTGGAGCCGACGAAATGGTCCGCATCGGGCAGGAGCGGGGCAAGCGGATTTTGCACAGCCTCGACGAGCTGACCCCGGCATAA
- a CDS encoding helix-turn-helix domain-containing protein, with protein MARSVSDFNNELKLKGFKVFQIESDGNATRTYSRKDFYKICLTTGKSSIHYADRSFEMDGTILFFGNPHIPYSWETLSTTYKGYTCLFSEDFLKQAERSESLQQSPLFKLGGTPVLHITEQQRLFLNGIFEKMIEEQQSDYSFKDDLIRNYIHLILHEAMKMEPSEHYDQHKNAASRLTAVFLELLERQFPIESADQPLQLRSAQDYAQHLAVHVNTLNRAVKEVTGKPTTAHITERMASEAKALLQHTDWNVADIAYALGFEYTTYFNNFFKRLTGTTPTALRIQHV; from the coding sequence ATGGCACGCTCGGTTTCTGACTTCAACAACGAACTGAAGTTAAAAGGCTTTAAAGTCTTCCAGATTGAATCGGACGGGAACGCGACGCGCACCTACAGCCGGAAGGATTTTTACAAAATCTGCCTGACGACGGGGAAGAGTAGCATCCACTACGCCGACCGGAGTTTCGAGATGGACGGCACCATTCTGTTTTTCGGCAACCCCCACATTCCCTACTCCTGGGAAACGCTTTCGACTACCTACAAGGGGTACACGTGCCTTTTCTCCGAAGATTTTCTGAAACAGGCAGAGCGCTCCGAGAGCCTGCAACAGTCGCCGCTGTTCAAGTTGGGTGGGACGCCCGTGCTACACATCACCGAGCAGCAGCGCCTGTTTCTCAACGGCATTTTCGAGAAGATGATCGAGGAACAGCAGTCGGATTATTCGTTTAAGGACGACCTGATCCGCAATTACATCCACCTGATTCTCCACGAGGCGATGAAAATGGAGCCCTCCGAACACTACGACCAGCACAAGAACGCCGCCTCCCGCCTGACGGCCGTGTTCCTGGAGCTGCTGGAGCGGCAGTTTCCCATCGAAAGTGCCGACCAACCGCTGCAACTGCGCTCGGCCCAGGACTATGCCCAACACCTGGCGGTACACGTCAATACCCTCAACCGGGCCGTAAAGGAGGTGACCGGCAAGCCCACTACCGCCCACATCACCGAACGCATGGCCAGCGAGGCCAAGGCCCTCCTGCAACACACCGACTGGAACGTGGCGGACATTGCCTACGCCCTCGGTTTCGAGTACACGACCTACTTCAACAACTTTTTCAAACGCCTGACCGGCACCACACCCACCGCCCTGCGCATCCAACACGTTTGA
- a CDS encoding DapH/DapD/GlmU-related protein, protein MDTTDIFERLQAGVPIPMDDPQYTRIGEAVARTMALSAALNASTNVEQIRKRLSELIGTPVDDSTTLFVPFHTNFGRFIQLGRNVFINHGCSFLDLGGITIEDEVMIGPRVNLTSENHPVDPTNRKVLVPQRVVIKRNVWIGAGATILPGVTVGENAVVAAGAVVTKDVPANTVVGGVPARVLKHLTEQSAS, encoded by the coding sequence ATGGACACGACTGATATTTTTGAGCGCCTTCAGGCGGGCGTTCCCATTCCGATGGACGATCCGCAGTACACGCGGATTGGAGAGGCCGTTGCCCGAACGATGGCCCTGTCGGCGGCCCTCAATGCCTCTACCAACGTTGAACAGATCCGGAAGCGTTTGAGCGAGTTGATCGGCACGCCAGTAGACGACAGTACCACCCTGTTTGTGCCCTTTCACACCAACTTCGGGCGCTTTATTCAGCTGGGGCGGAACGTGTTCATCAACCACGGCTGCTCTTTCCTGGACCTGGGCGGCATCACCATCGAAGACGAGGTGATGATCGGCCCCCGGGTTAACCTCACCTCGGAGAACCATCCGGTGGACCCCACGAACCGGAAAGTGCTGGTGCCTCAGCGCGTGGTCATCAAGCGAAATGTCTGGATCGGGGCGGGCGCGACCATTCTGCCCGGCGTCACGGTCGGCGAAAATGCGGTTGTGGCGGCGGGTGCGGTCGTTACAAAAGATGTCCCTGCCAATACGGTCGTGGGGGGCGTACCGGCTCGGGTACTCAAACACCTCACGGAGCAATCTGCCTCATGA
- a CDS encoding cyclophilin-like fold protein, producing the protein MKLKITVGKVVFTATLYDNATTATLKARLPLHLTMRELNHNEKYGTLPAPLPTDAAHPGTIQAGDLMLYGDDTVVLFYQTFSTSYRYTRLGKLDDVTGLTDALGSGDVPVTLALE; encoded by the coding sequence ATGAAGCTGAAAATAACGGTAGGCAAGGTTGTGTTTACGGCCACGCTCTACGACAACGCCACGACTGCGACCCTCAAAGCGCGCTTGCCGCTGCATCTCACGATGCGCGAACTGAACCATAACGAAAAGTACGGTACTCTCCCCGCTCCCCTGCCGACCGACGCCGCGCATCCCGGTACGATTCAAGCGGGCGACCTAATGCTGTACGGCGATGATACAGTCGTGCTGTTTTACCAAACCTTTTCCACATCGTATCGCTACACGCGGCTCGGGAAGCTTGACGACGTAACGGGACTGACCGACGCCCTGGGTTCGGGAGACGTACCGGTTACGCTGGCATTGGAGTAA
- a CDS encoding cupin domain-containing protein, giving the protein MNQKCSTPALLASLTLLFLAPLGCTSPAGDTQPEAIFPKGEQGPTQNFTGKAWNYGLVPNDSTYNTVVGNVYFEPGARSNWHTHPGGQILIITDGVGYHQIEGQPRETLRKGDVAQCPPNTRHWHGASPDTGMQQLYIVTNTDKGIVDWMEPVTDEVYAAAE; this is encoded by the coding sequence ATGAATCAAAAATGCAGTACCCCCGCCCTTCTTGCTTCTCTCACGCTCTTGTTTCTAGCGCCCCTCGGGTGCACATCTCCGGCGGGCGACACGCAGCCGGAAGCCATTTTCCCCAAAGGGGAGCAAGGACCTACGCAGAACTTCACCGGCAAAGCCTGGAACTACGGACTGGTGCCGAACGATTCCACCTACAACACTGTCGTAGGGAACGTCTACTTCGAACCCGGTGCGCGGAGCAACTGGCACACCCACCCGGGCGGGCAAATCCTGATCATCACCGATGGGGTGGGCTATCACCAGATCGAAGGTCAGCCGCGAGAAACGCTCCGCAAGGGCGATGTCGCGCAATGCCCGCCGAATACGAGGCACTGGCACGGCGCGAGTCCGGACACCGGCATGCAGCAACTTTACATCGTTACGAATACCGATAAAGGTATCGTCGACTGGATGGAGCCCGTTACGGACGAGGTGTACGCTGCCGCGGAGTAA
- a CDS encoding NAD(P)-dependent alcohol dehydrogenase, with translation MSKNIKTRGYAALDESGTLSPWEFERRPVGDDDILIDIKYASICHSDIHQEKGHWGPQQYPQVPGHEIVGIVSAVGKNVTKFKVGDRAGVGCMVDSCMECESCTHGEEHYCDRGETKFTYGFPAEAEPTGITQGGYANKLVVRDHFAVHIPEHISFAEAAPLLCAGITTYSPLMKAHFQVGDKVGVVGIGGLGHLAVKLAVSKGAEVYAFTTSPDKVDDIKSFGAKEVIVVDESFKSLQPYGKTLDYLICTIPYQFNVAPYVACVKPFGHFTFVGMPNASEITLNNLALAASRVHFNSSLIGGIPETQEVVHYCADNGIRPEIQVIKAADINDAWAKVVNKEARYRYVIDAATF, from the coding sequence ATGAGTAAGAACATAAAAACCAGAGGCTACGCTGCCCTGGACGAATCCGGAACCTTGAGTCCCTGGGAATTTGAGCGCAGACCCGTCGGCGACGACGACATTTTGATCGACATCAAATACGCAAGCATTTGCCACTCCGACATCCACCAGGAGAAAGGCCATTGGGGACCACAGCAGTATCCTCAGGTGCCGGGACACGAGATCGTGGGCATCGTGTCGGCCGTGGGCAAAAACGTCACCAAGTTCAAGGTGGGCGACCGCGCCGGGGTCGGCTGCATGGTCGACAGTTGCATGGAATGCGAAAGCTGTACCCACGGCGAGGAGCATTATTGCGACCGTGGTGAAACCAAATTTACCTACGGGTTTCCTGCAGAAGCTGAACCTACCGGCATCACGCAGGGCGGCTATGCCAACAAACTGGTGGTACGCGACCATTTCGCGGTCCACATTCCGGAACACATCAGCTTCGCAGAAGCCGCGCCGTTGCTGTGCGCAGGCATCACGACCTACTCGCCCCTGATGAAAGCGCACTTCCAGGTAGGTGACAAAGTGGGCGTGGTGGGCATCGGCGGACTAGGCCACCTGGCCGTTAAACTTGCCGTGTCGAAAGGCGCGGAGGTCTATGCGTTTACGACCTCGCCAGACAAGGTAGACGACATCAAATCGTTCGGCGCGAAAGAGGTCATCGTGGTGGATGAGTCGTTCAAAAGCCTGCAACCGTATGGCAAAACGCTCGACTACCTGATCTGTACCATTCCGTATCAGTTCAACGTAGCACCCTATGTGGCGTGCGTCAAACCGTTCGGTCATTTCACGTTCGTGGGCATGCCCAATGCGTCCGAAATTACTCTGAACAATTTAGCCCTGGCGGCAAGCCGGGTTCACTTCAATTCGTCGCTGATCGGCGGCATTCCCGAAACGCAGGAAGTGGTGCACTACTGCGCCGACAACGGCATCCGGCCGGAGATTCAAGTGATCAAGGCCGCAGACATCAACGACGCATGGGCGAAGGTGGTGAACAAAGAAGCCCGGTATCGGTACGTAATTGATGCGGCCACTTTTTAG